Proteins co-encoded in one Arachis stenosperma cultivar V10309 chromosome 7, arast.V10309.gnm1.PFL2, whole genome shotgun sequence genomic window:
- the LOC130941417 gene encoding LOB domain-containing protein 15-like isoform X1, translating to MFGCPETERIDEIAKKVKKEGELLLSSSCSESEIEIMGRKQSLNTVTPCAACKLLRRRCAEECPFSPYFSPHEPQKFAAVHKVFGASNVSKMLMEVGEGQRADAANSLVYEANLRLRDPVYGCMGAISGLQQQIQTLQAEVNAVRAEILKYKYREAAATATATLISMNHHHHHHLPSNNNNNQAPIIINNNNDNNAANSSSQQQGISQPPPLPPPPLRPAPPNPSLPSPSTVVLSSSLSSSSASSVYNNTPPKTTLSHGSITSESVPYFA from the exons ATGTTTGGATGTCCTGAGACAg aaagaatagatgagATAGCAAAGAAGGTGAAGAAAGAGGgagaattattattatcatcaagTTGTAGTGAAAGTGAAATAGAAATAATGGGGAGGAAGCAAAGCTTAAACACAGTGACACCATGTGCTGCTTGCAAGCTTCTTAGAAGAAGGTGTGCTGAGGAGTGTCCCTTCTCTCCTTATTTCTCACCACATGAGCCTCAAAAGTTTGCTGCTGTTCATAAAGTCTTTGGTGCAAGCAATGTCTCCAAGATGCTCATG GAAGTAGGAGAGGGGCAAAGAGCAGATGCCGCAAACAGTTTGGTATATGAAGCAAACTTGAGATTAAGAGATCCAGTTTATGGATGCATGGGTGCAATTTCAGGTTTGcagcaacaaattcaaacaTTGCAAGCAGAAGTCAATGCTGTTAGGGCTGAGATTCTCAAATACAAATATAGAGAAGCTGCTGCCACTGCCACTGCCACTCTCATTTCCAtgaatcatcatcatcatcatcatcttccatctaataataataataatcaagcACCAAttataatcaataataataatgataataatgctGCAAACTCTTCATCACAACAACAAGGTATTTCTCaacctcctcctcttcctcctccgcCTTTGCGCCCTGCGCCGCCAAATCCATCTTTACCTTCACCTTCTACTGTTGTGCTTTCGTCGTCTTTGTCTTCGTCTTCGGCTTCTTCTGTTTACAACAACACTCCACCTAAAACCACATTGAGTCATGGATCCATTACTAGTGAAAGTGTTCCTTACTTtgcttaa
- the LOC130941417 gene encoding LOB domain-containing protein 15-like isoform X2 has translation MFGCPETDEIAKKVKKEGELLLSSSCSESEIEIMGRKQSLNTVTPCAACKLLRRRCAEECPFSPYFSPHEPQKFAAVHKVFGASNVSKMLMEVGEGQRADAANSLVYEANLRLRDPVYGCMGAISGLQQQIQTLQAEVNAVRAEILKYKYREAAATATATLISMNHHHHHHLPSNNNNNQAPIIINNNNDNNAANSSSQQQGISQPPPLPPPPLRPAPPNPSLPSPSTVVLSSSLSSSSASSVYNNTPPKTTLSHGSITSESVPYFA, from the exons ATGTTTGGATGTCCTGAGACAg atgagATAGCAAAGAAGGTGAAGAAAGAGGgagaattattattatcatcaagTTGTAGTGAAAGTGAAATAGAAATAATGGGGAGGAAGCAAAGCTTAAACACAGTGACACCATGTGCTGCTTGCAAGCTTCTTAGAAGAAGGTGTGCTGAGGAGTGTCCCTTCTCTCCTTATTTCTCACCACATGAGCCTCAAAAGTTTGCTGCTGTTCATAAAGTCTTTGGTGCAAGCAATGTCTCCAAGATGCTCATG GAAGTAGGAGAGGGGCAAAGAGCAGATGCCGCAAACAGTTTGGTATATGAAGCAAACTTGAGATTAAGAGATCCAGTTTATGGATGCATGGGTGCAATTTCAGGTTTGcagcaacaaattcaaacaTTGCAAGCAGAAGTCAATGCTGTTAGGGCTGAGATTCTCAAATACAAATATAGAGAAGCTGCTGCCACTGCCACTGCCACTCTCATTTCCAtgaatcatcatcatcatcatcatcttccatctaataataataataatcaagcACCAAttataatcaataataataatgataataatgctGCAAACTCTTCATCACAACAACAAGGTATTTCTCaacctcctcctcttcctcctccgcCTTTGCGCCCTGCGCCGCCAAATCCATCTTTACCTTCACCTTCTACTGTTGTGCTTTCGTCGTCTTTGTCTTCGTCTTCGGCTTCTTCTGTTTACAACAACACTCCACCTAAAACCACATTGAGTCATGGATCCATTACTAGTGAAAGTGTTCCTTACTTtgcttaa
- the LOC130939572 gene encoding ras-related protein RABC1-like, whose protein sequence is MDSSLGQQEFNYLFELLMIGNSSVGKNNLLPSFISDDFQDLSPTIGVDFEIKYVTIDGKQLKLAHFFVTLMIFIWDTACQEKFRTLTSTYYRGTQGIIMGQQIVNDSMKRLTEGRM, encoded by the exons ATGGATTCGAGTTTGGGACAACAGGAATTCAATTATCTGTTCGAATTGTTGATGATTGGGAACTCTAGTGTTGGCAAGAACAACCTACTCCCCAGTTTTATCTCTGATGATTTTCAAGATCTCTCCCCCACCATTG GTGTTGATTTTGAGATCAAATATGTCACTATTGATGGTAAACAGCTCAAGCTTGCCCATTTTTTTGTGACTCTCATGATTTTTATTTGGGATACCG CTTGTCAAGAGAAATTCAGAACGCTCACAAGCACTTACTACCGAGGAACACAAGGGATCATTATGG GTCAGCAAATCGTTAACGACAGCATGAAGAGATTAACGGAAGGACGAATGTGA
- the LOC130941417 gene encoding LOB domain-containing protein 13-like isoform X3, translating to MGRKQSLNTVTPCAACKLLRRRCAEECPFSPYFSPHEPQKFAAVHKVFGASNVSKMLMEVGEGQRADAANSLVYEANLRLRDPVYGCMGAISGLQQQIQTLQAEVNAVRAEILKYKYREAAATATATLISMNHHHHHHLPSNNNNNQAPIIINNNNDNNAANSSSQQQGISQPPPLPPPPLRPAPPNPSLPSPSTVVLSSSLSSSSASSVYNNTPPKTTLSHGSITSESVPYFA from the exons ATGGGGAGGAAGCAAAGCTTAAACACAGTGACACCATGTGCTGCTTGCAAGCTTCTTAGAAGAAGGTGTGCTGAGGAGTGTCCCTTCTCTCCTTATTTCTCACCACATGAGCCTCAAAAGTTTGCTGCTGTTCATAAAGTCTTTGGTGCAAGCAATGTCTCCAAGATGCTCATG GAAGTAGGAGAGGGGCAAAGAGCAGATGCCGCAAACAGTTTGGTATATGAAGCAAACTTGAGATTAAGAGATCCAGTTTATGGATGCATGGGTGCAATTTCAGGTTTGcagcaacaaattcaaacaTTGCAAGCAGAAGTCAATGCTGTTAGGGCTGAGATTCTCAAATACAAATATAGAGAAGCTGCTGCCACTGCCACTGCCACTCTCATTTCCAtgaatcatcatcatcatcatcatcttccatctaataataataataatcaagcACCAAttataatcaataataataatgataataatgctGCAAACTCTTCATCACAACAACAAGGTATTTCTCaacctcctcctcttcctcctccgcCTTTGCGCCCTGCGCCGCCAAATCCATCTTTACCTTCACCTTCTACTGTTGTGCTTTCGTCGTCTTTGTCTTCGTCTTCGGCTTCTTCTGTTTACAACAACACTCCACCTAAAACCACATTGAGTCATGGATCCATTACTAGTGAAAGTGTTCCTTACTTtgcttaa